The Ichthyobacterium seriolicida sequence AGGATTAGGGATGAACATAAGGTATTTTTCTAGTAATCTTCCCCAAAAGGATGCTAGAGAAATTTACTTTGACTTTTATGTGAAAAGAGGTGATTCAAGTGAAAATAGAATAAAAGAAGTTAAAAATATGTGTTTTTCTGATCGTTTGTCAAATCATAGTTTTCTTGCTAATTTTTTTCGACTTATGATGAGTAGTCTTGCCTATGAAATGTTTTTATTACTGAAACAGAAGATAAAGAAAACAAGATTTGAAGTAGCAAAAAAATGGTTAATCAGTTCGATTAGAACCTATCTTCTCAAGGTAGGAGCAACGATTAAAATTACCAAAAGGCGAATCTATTATCAGCTATCTAAATCTTTTGTTTACAAGGGTTTATTTCGGGAAATTATTACCCAGTAACGGTTGTTTATTTGTGAAATGAACGACCTTGGGATAGTTACGCCTTGTCGTTAAAAAACCATGTAAAAACACTAAAAAAGAGCATTGTCATCCTAAAAAAAGGTGCAAAAAAACGACAAAGAAGATGAGTTCTCTTCGATTAGTAAAAAAGTTAAGGAAAAAATATCACGTCTAATCTATTTTAGTATGACTATGAATAATGCGGGTTAAATAACTGGAACGTCTCTAATGTTACTAATATGGAATCGATGTTTTTTTGAAGCTAAAGCTTTCAATAAAGATATAAGCAAATGGGATGTGTCTAAGGTTACTAATATGGAATCGATGTTTTATGGCGCTAAAGCTTTCAATAAAGATATAGGTAGTTGGAATGTTTCTAAGGTTACCAATATGGCATCGATGTTTTTTGAAGCTATAGCTTTCAATAAAGATATAGGTAGTTGGAATGTTTCTAAGGTTACCAATATGGCATCGATGTTTTTTGAAGCTATAGCTTTCAATAAAGATATAGGTAGTTGGAATGTTTCTAAGGTTACCAATATGGCATCGATGTTTTTGGGCGCTACAGCTTTCAATAAAGATATAGGTAGTTGGAATGTTTCTAATGTTGCTAATATGGCATCGATGTTTTTGGGCGCTACAGCTTTTAATCAAGACTTAAATAACTGGAACGTCTCTAATGTTACTAATATGGCATCGATGTTTGCAAAAGCTAAAGCTTTCAATAAAGATATAGGTAGTTGGAATGTTTATAAGGTTACTAATATGGGCTATATGTTTTACCATGCTACATCTTTTAATCAAGATTTAAGCAAATGGGATATCTCTAATGTTGCGTATATGAATTCAACGTTTCAAGATTCAGGAATGCCTCATAGTAGCTCTGATACTGATAAGAGTAAGTATCCTAAAAAAAAATAGACATTACATCTGAATAATAATTATTGTTATTATTTAACGAAGCCGTCTCATTAATTAAACGAGGCGGTTTTTTAATGACACTATCCATTAAAGTGTGCGAATAAAAAATGACATATTTTTTTTGTTTTTATTCATAGTCGAACTCTTTTGTCAAAAATAGTTAAAAATTGATTCAAAATTATTCCCCAATTTGGTATGGGTTTGGACCATTTTTTTTGTAGCCCCCCTCAGAGCTAAAAAAGTAGATTTCATAACAGCAGCAGCAGTTGGGAATGACAATTTGTTTTTGGTATACTTTCTGATTTTTCCATTGAGGTTTTCAATCAAGTTGGTCGTGTAAATAATTTTCCTGATTTATACGGGAAATTCATAAAAAGCAGATAATTCCTCCCAGTTATCTCGCCAGCTTTTAACAGCATAGGAATACTTGGATTCCCATGTCTTTGCAAAGTCATTTAGGGCTGGCCTCAGCTGATTGTTTTGTAGGGGAATTGTATATTGATTTCATATCATTTAGAAAACGTCTTTTTATCCTTCCATACTACATATCTGCTCGAATTCCTGATTTGATCGTACACTACTACATAACTGTGTTTGCGTTTTGGAAAATATGCTCTATGTAGAATAGGTAAATCCTTTGAACCTGAGTTCGATTGATAAAATCACTTGAATATGTGTTATCGGACTGTAAAAAAGTTGTGTTTAAATATTTTAAAACATCAGATATTTTGCTAGCAGTCTTGGGATCATTTTATCTGCTTCCGTTCGATATGTTTAGGATTGCCCATAAAAATTAAGCCTAAATTAAAGTTATTTCAAGCTTTTAAAATGTTTTTATTAATTCGTAATCAGATTAAAGAACAAATTCAATCTACGCCCAATAACTGCCTAGCCTGTTGTATAGCAGCCTCAGAAATTTTATTTCCACTGATTATTTCAGCTATTTCAGTTACCCTCTCTGTACTTGAGAGTAATCGTATCCTAGTCTCTATCTTACCTCCTATATTTTCCTTATAAACTTTTAATTGATACTGACCCTTTGCAGCTATCTGTGGCAAATGAGTAATGCTTATAACTTGTATATTGCGACCTAAATCTATCATAACATCTCCCATCTTATCGGCTATATTTCCAGATATTCCAGTGTCTATCTCATCAAAAATAATCGTTGGCATACTGTCATACCTAGACATTATACTCTTTATAGCTATCATGATACGAGATAATTCACCCCCTGAAGCAATTTTATTTAGAGGATGTAAATCAGATTCCCCACCGTGAGAAAATAAGTACTCTATATCATTCACACCGTTTTCTCTAAACTCATTCAAATGAGATAATCTCAGAGAAATGAAAGAACTAGGCATTCCTAATCTCTCTATTACTTTGAGAATATCACTCTCTATTTTAGGTATTACACGCTCCCTATTTTTAGATATCGCTGAAGCTATATTTCTAATGTCTCCTTCTAAAGAATCTATAAAAAGTTCTTTTTCTCGTATGAGTTGATCTAAATTTTCAGTCGTATTAACTTTTTTCTCTAATTCAGATTTTATATCCAATAACTCTTGTACACTTCCAACAGAGTGTTTCTTTTCTAAATCATATATCACCTTTAAACGACTATTTACCTCTTCAAGTCTATGCGGTTCATATTCTACATCTTCCACTAGAGAACACATCTCTGTATACACGTCATCTAACTCCAGATATATGCTATTTATCCTCTCATATATAATATTGTACTCATCAGATATTTTAGATATATTACTAATACTATTTCTCACATTGTTCAAAACATTAGAAATACCTATTTCATCATCATCTATAGCTTTTATAGAATACTGAAGGCTATTTTTTATATCCTCCACATGAGTTAATTTTTCTAACTCTAACTCCTTGTCTTCCTGCTCATTTTCTATCAGCTTTACACTTTGCAATTCCTGTAATAAAAAGGAGTTATAATTAAATTCATTAAGTAGAGAATCTCTTTTTAATTTGAGGCTCTCAAATTCCTTTTTTTCTCTTTTAAATTCTCGTAACTTATTTTTATAATCGATTAATATCTCAGTATTACCTGCGACTGAATCTAAAAGTTTCATCTGAAAATCTGAATCTTTTAACTTTAATGTTTGATGTTGAGAATGTATATCTAATAATTTCTCTCCCAACTTATTGATAACACTCAAGGAACTTGGCACGTCATTTATGAAAGAACGAGACTTGCCCGATGGTAAAATTTCTCTTCTTAAAATGGTATTGTCTTCGTAATCTAAATCATGACTTTCAAAAAATTCCTTCAGCTTATAATCTTTTATGTAGAACTGTACTTCTATTACACATTTCTGATCTGCATTTTTTAAGGATTTCAAATCTGCTCTATTGCCCAATGCTAAACCTATAGCCCCCAAAAGTATAGACTTACCAGCCCCTGTTTCTCCTGTTATTGTAGTAAATCCAGATGGTATATCTATCTCTAAGTTCTCT is a genomic window containing:
- the recN gene encoding DNA repair protein RecN, which encodes MLKHISVKNYALIENLEIDIPSGFTTITGETGAGKSILLGAIGLALGNRADLKSLKNADQKCVIEVQFYIKDYKLKEFFESHDLDYEDNTILRREILPSGKSRSFINDVPSSLSVINKLGEKLLDIHSQHQTLKLKDSDFQMKLLDSVAGNTEILIDYKNKLREFKREKKEFESLKLKRDSLLNEFNYNSFLLQELQSVKLIENEQEDKELELEKLTHVEDIKNSLQYSIKAIDDDEIGISNVLNNVRNSISNISKISDEYNIIYERINSIYLELDDVYTEMCSLVEDVEYEPHRLEEVNSRLKVIYDLEKKHSVGSVQELLDIKSELEKKVNTTENLDQLIREKELFIDSLEGDIRNIASAISKNRERVIPKIESDILKVIERLGMPSSFISLRLSHLNEFRENGVNDIEYLFSHGGESDLHPLNKIASGGELSRIMIAIKSIMSRYDSMPTIIFDEIDTGISGNIADKMGDVMIDLGRNIQVISITHLPQIAAKGQYQLKVYKENIGGKIETRIRLLSSTERVTEIAEIISGNKISEAAIQQARQLLGVD
- a CDS encoding BspA family leucine-rich repeat surface protein, which encodes MLLIWNRCFFEAKAFNKDISKWDVSKVTNMESMFYGAKAFNKDIGSWNVSKVTNMASMFFEAIAFNKDIGSWNVSKVTNMASMFFEAIAFNKDIGSWNVSKVTNMASMFLGATAFNKDIGSWNVSNVANMASMFLGATAFNQDLNNWNVSNVTNMASMFAKAKAFNKDIGSWNVYKVTNMGYMFYHATSFNQDLSKWDISNVAYMNSTFQDSGMPHSSSDTDKSKYPKKK